A region from the Rosa rugosa chromosome 6, drRosRugo1.1, whole genome shotgun sequence genome encodes:
- the LOC133715506 gene encoding transcription factor GTE6-like isoform X1, with protein MDQVEAPIVDVSHVGALDFTGNGVEAESFKHRVDEIFVQVDKLEQRVNEIEQFYSSASKKQANASKSGSAVKDKEKHVPSMKKQQQEAALREAAAAKRMQELMRQFGTILRQITQHKWAWPFLQPVDVEGLGLHDYYEVIDKPMDFSTIKNQMEAKDGTGYKNVREICADVRLVFKNAMKYNEERSDVHVMAKTLMAKFEEKWLQLLPKVTEEEKRLEEEEAEAQLNMKLAEEAAHAKMARDLSNELYEVDMHLEELRDMVVQKCRKMSTEEKRKLGIALSRLSPEDLNTALEIVAQSNPGFQATAEEVDLDIDAQTESTLWRLKFFVKDTLEVQAKSSASIGATNNDNTNKHNSGNKNNINNANNKRKREICNAIAKTNKKNKKPAS; from the exons ATGGATCAAGTGGAGGCACCAATTGTAGATGTCAGCCATGTTGGAGCTCTAGATTTTACTGGCAATGGTGTAGAAGCCGAGTCTTTCAAGCACCGTGTTGATGAAATTTTCGTTCAGGTTGACAAG CTTGAGCAGAGAGTGAATGAGATAGAGCAGTTTTACTCGAGCGCGAGTAAAAAGCAGGCGAATGCAAGTAAGAGTGGCTCAGCTGTGAAGGATAAAGAGAAGCATGTTCCGAGTATGAAGAAGCAGCAGCAAGAGGCTGCATTGAGGGAGGCAGCTGCCGCAAAGAGAATGCAAGAACTCATGCGCCAATTTGGCACCATATTGCGTCAA ATTACACAACACAAGTGGGCATGGCCCTTTTTGCAACCTGTAGATGTAGAAGGTCTTGGTTTACATGATTATTATGAG GTCATTGACAAGCCAATGGATTTCAGTACAATTAAAAATCAAATGGAGGCCAAGGATGGTACTGGGTATAAAAACGTAAGGGAGATATGTGCTGATGTGCGGTTAGTTTTCAAAAATGCGATGAAGTATAATGAGGAGAGAAGTGATGTTCATGTTATGGCCAAAACTTTGATGGCAAAATTTGAGGAAAAGTGGCTGCAGCTTCTGCCTAAAGTTACTGAAGAG GAAAAGAGGCTAGAAGAGGAAGAGGCAGAAGCACAGTTAAATATGAAGCTTGCTGAAGAGGCTGCTCATGCTAAAATGGCTAGAGACTTAAGCAACGAG CTTTATGAGGTTGATATGCATTTGGAAGAGCTCCGAGATATGGTTGTTCAAAAGTGCAG GAAAATGTCAACTGAAGAGAAGAGAAAGCTTGGGATAGCCCTCAGCAGACTGTCCCCAGAGGATCTCAACACAGCACTAGAGATTGTTGCACAAAGTAATCCAGGTTTTCAAGCTACCGCGGAAGAGGTGGACCTTGATATCGACGCTCAG ACTGAATCTACCCTGTGGAGGTTGAAGTTTTTTGTGAAGGACACTTTAGAAGTTCAGGCCAAGAGCTCAGCAAGCATAGGCGCCACCAACAATGACAACACTAACAAGCATAACAGCGGTAACAAAAATAACATCAACAACGCTAACAATAAGCGAAAAAGGGAGATTTGTAATGCTATTGCCAAAAccaataaaaagaataaaaaaccaGCTTCTTGA
- the LOC133715506 gene encoding transcription factor GTE6-like isoform X2: MDQVEAPIVDVSHVGALDFTGNGVEAESFKHRVDEIFVQVDKLEQRVNEIEQFYSSASKKQANASKSGSAVKDKEKHVPSMKKQQQEAALREAAAAKRMQELMRQFGTILRQVIDKPMDFSTIKNQMEAKDGTGYKNVREICADVRLVFKNAMKYNEERSDVHVMAKTLMAKFEEKWLQLLPKVTEEEKRLEEEEAEAQLNMKLAEEAAHAKMARDLSNELYEVDMHLEELRDMVVQKCRKMSTEEKRKLGIALSRLSPEDLNTALEIVAQSNPGFQATAEEVDLDIDAQTESTLWRLKFFVKDTLEVQAKSSASIGATNNDNTNKHNSGNKNNINNANNKRKREICNAIAKTNKKNKKPAS, encoded by the exons ATGGATCAAGTGGAGGCACCAATTGTAGATGTCAGCCATGTTGGAGCTCTAGATTTTACTGGCAATGGTGTAGAAGCCGAGTCTTTCAAGCACCGTGTTGATGAAATTTTCGTTCAGGTTGACAAG CTTGAGCAGAGAGTGAATGAGATAGAGCAGTTTTACTCGAGCGCGAGTAAAAAGCAGGCGAATGCAAGTAAGAGTGGCTCAGCTGTGAAGGATAAAGAGAAGCATGTTCCGAGTATGAAGAAGCAGCAGCAAGAGGCTGCATTGAGGGAGGCAGCTGCCGCAAAGAGAATGCAAGAACTCATGCGCCAATTTGGCACCATATTGCGTCAA GTCATTGACAAGCCAATGGATTTCAGTACAATTAAAAATCAAATGGAGGCCAAGGATGGTACTGGGTATAAAAACGTAAGGGAGATATGTGCTGATGTGCGGTTAGTTTTCAAAAATGCGATGAAGTATAATGAGGAGAGAAGTGATGTTCATGTTATGGCCAAAACTTTGATGGCAAAATTTGAGGAAAAGTGGCTGCAGCTTCTGCCTAAAGTTACTGAAGAG GAAAAGAGGCTAGAAGAGGAAGAGGCAGAAGCACAGTTAAATATGAAGCTTGCTGAAGAGGCTGCTCATGCTAAAATGGCTAGAGACTTAAGCAACGAG CTTTATGAGGTTGATATGCATTTGGAAGAGCTCCGAGATATGGTTGTTCAAAAGTGCAG GAAAATGTCAACTGAAGAGAAGAGAAAGCTTGGGATAGCCCTCAGCAGACTGTCCCCAGAGGATCTCAACACAGCACTAGAGATTGTTGCACAAAGTAATCCAGGTTTTCAAGCTACCGCGGAAGAGGTGGACCTTGATATCGACGCTCAG ACTGAATCTACCCTGTGGAGGTTGAAGTTTTTTGTGAAGGACACTTTAGAAGTTCAGGCCAAGAGCTCAGCAAGCATAGGCGCCACCAACAATGACAACACTAACAAGCATAACAGCGGTAACAAAAATAACATCAACAACGCTAACAATAAGCGAAAAAGGGAGATTTGTAATGCTATTGCCAAAAccaataaaaagaataaaaaaccaGCTTCTTGA
- the LOC133714526 gene encoding E3 SUMO-protein ligase SIZ1-like, translated as MGSDAKEMDLVTQCKTKLVSFRVKELKDVLTQLGFSKQGRKQDLIDRILASVSDEETSNTRSLSKKKHIEKNGVVQVIDEAYRKMQSTPSTDSPTKEQSGSDGCSVKPSRKEVKILNVTDVKISCPCKSSLSTDSMIQCVDPICQVQQHIGCVIIPEKTKDCSPPVPPLFYCEMCRLKRADPYWVTVVDLVSAVKLSASNISIDGANPTQNVEKNFQLSRANRDLLQHNEYDVQAWCILLNDSVSFRLQWPQFAELQVNGTSVRAVNRPGHQLLGANGRDDGALITFCIGEGINKISLSGCDNRAFCFGVRLVKRRTFQQVLNLIPKEEDGELFEDALARVRRCIGGGAAMAHEDSDSDLEVISDSVSVNLRCPMSGSRMKVAGRFKPCAHMGCFDLETFVELNQRSRKWQCPICLKNYSLEDIIIDRYFNRITTMMRICGEDITEINVKPDGSWSAKTKGEFSDLAQWHFPDGSPYVGMDLGTTGQSNPESCSNQHHRFMSNHGGVSEVGKHLGDPLDKEFEAFEQKVITMSSSDTSCGREDEDFIMNHKSSVHIDVSAYDDNEVNSLSPNFASTFEIGNGTSAEAVNAGIIILSDSEDETVNLVSPRVINNTCPVSSSACSLSAAPGISDPYASCLGLLNGNGNDTGMSQYAYPTGTHADPGFQLFGTDSDLSDAFIDLEQTSVDGSAPMNGNTLVSDKNLEPSGHVLNSSVSHTNANLASLVDNPLGFGSEDPSMQSFLPSHPSCLLEQSDFGQHQPVSNGITSDWVALSLGIGESVPNEVDANAEPADTNGLYSRNQCGSNKVALITDRNEGSKSKSNRANIRKLSDGPFSFPRQPRSVRPRVYLSVDSNSE; from the exons ATGGGTTCAGATGCTAAGGAAATGGATTTGGTAACTCAATGCAAG ACCAAGTTGGTGTCTTTTCGAGTTAAGGAGCTCAAGGATGTTCTGACCCAGCTGGGTTTTTCAAAGCAAGGGAGGAAGCAG GATCTAATTGACAGAATCTTAGCATCAGTTTCAGATGAAGAAA CATCCAATACACGCAGTTTGTCAAAGAAAAAACACATTGAGAAGAATGGAGTAGTGCAAGTAATTGATGAAGCTTACAG AAAGATGCAGAGTACACCGTCAACGGATTCTCCGACAAAGGAACAAAGTGGTTCAGATGGCTGCAGTGTGAAGCCCTCTAGAAAGGAAGTTAAAATTTTGAATGTGACAGACGTGAAGATTTCTTGCCCCTGTAAAAGTTCATTGTCAACTGATTCAATGATACAG TGTGTAGATCCAATATGTCAAGTTCAGCAACATATTGGTTGCGTGATTATTCCTGAGAAAACAAAGGATTGCAGTCCACCAGTTCCGCCTCTTTTCTACTGTGAAATGTGTCGTCTCAAACGAGCAGATCC TTACTGGGTGACTGTGGTGGATCTAGTATCTGCAGTGAAGTTAAGTGCTTCAAATATTTCAATTGATgg TGCAAATCCAACTCAGAATGTGGAGAAAAATTTTCAACTTTCCAGAGCCAATAGAGATCTACTTCAGCATAATGAATATGATGTTCag GCTTGGTGTATACTTCTCAATGATAGTGTTTCATTTAGGTTGCAATGGCCTCAGTTTGCAGAATTACAAGTTAATG GTACGAGTGTTAGGGCAGTTAATAGACCTGGACATCAATTGTTAGGTGCTAATGGCCGTGATGATGGAGCATTA ATCACATTTTGCATTGGGGAGGGAATCAATAAGATTTCATTATCAGGATGTGATAATCGTGCTTTCTGTTTTGGCGTCAGACTGGTAAAACGACGAACATTTCAGCAG GTTCTCAACCTGATTcctaaagaagaagatggtgagcTTTTTGAGGATGCACTTGCGCGGGTTCGTCGTTGCATTGGTGGTGGGGCTGCTATGGCACATGAAGATAGTGATAGTGATTTAGAAGTGATTTCAGATTCAGTTTCCGTTAATCTCCGGTGCCCT ATGAGTGGTTCTCGAATGAAGGTAGCTGGCAGATTCAAACCTTGTGCTCACATGGGTTGCTTTGATCTCGAAACTTTCGTGGAGCTAAACCAGCGATCTAGGAAG TGGCAATGCCCCATATGCCTCAAGAACTACTCGTTGGAGGACATCATCATTGACCGTTATTTCAATCGCATCACAACTATG ATGCGAATTTGTGGGGAAGACATAACAGAGATCAATGTGAAGCCAGATGGTTCTTGGAGTGCAAAGACTAAGGGTGAGTTTAGCGACCTTGCGCAATGGCACTTTCCTGATGGATCTCCATATGTTGGTATGGATTTGGGAACCACAGGCCAGTCCAACCCAGAATCATGTTCAAACCAACACCATAGGTTTATGTCTAATCATGGTGGGGTCAGTGAAGTTGGTAAACATCTGGGTGATCCATTAGACAAAGAATTTGAGGCTTTCGAGCAAAAGGTTATAACAATGAGCAGCAGTGACACTTCCTGTGGCAGAGAGGATGAAGACTTTATTATGAATCACAAAAGCAGTGTTCATATAGATGTCTCCGCATATGATGACAACGAAGTCAATTCACTTTCTCCTAATTTTGCCTCAACATTTGAAATTGGGAATGGTACTTCTGCTGAAGCTGTTAATGCTGGTATTATTATTCTCAGTGACTCAGAAGATGAAACAGtcaacttggtttctccaagAGTTATCAACAATACTTGCCCAGTAAGCAGCAGTGCATGCTCCCTGTCTGCAGCTCCTGGCATTTCAGACCCATATGCGTCTTGTTTGGGTCTTTTAAATGGAAATGGTAATGACACTGGGATGTCACAATATGCATATCCTACTGGTACTCACGCCGATCCTGGGTTCCAATTATTTGGTACTGATTCAGATCTCTCCGATGCTTTTATTGATTTGGAGCAGACATCAGTTGATGGTTCAGCTCCAATGAATGGTAACACATTGGTTTCAGATAAAAATCTAGAACCAAGCGGACATGTCTTAAACTCTTCTGTTTCCCATACCAATGCTAACTTGGCTAGCTTGGTTGATAATCCTTTGGGCTTTGGTAGTGAGGACCCCTCAATGCAAAGTTTTCTTCCAAGTCATCCCTCTTGTTTGTTGGAGCAGTCTGATTTTGGACAACATCAACCAGTCTCAAATGGCATTACTAGTGATTGGGTTGCTCTTAGCCTTGGTATAGGTGAAAGTGTTCCCAATGAAGTTGATGCAAATGCTGAACCTGCAGACACAAATGGACTATATTCAAGAAACCAATGTGGATCAAATAAGG TGGCTTTAATCACGGATAGAAATGAGGGATCTAAGTCGAAATCTAACAGAGCAAATATAAGGAAACTTTCGGATGGACCTTTCTCCTTTCCCCGTCAGCCACGGTCTGTGAGACCGCGAGTGTATCTGTCAGTAGATTCCAATTCTGAATAG